The Shewanella japonica genome has a window encoding:
- a CDS encoding VOC family protein: MKMSHVGIMVSDMDKAIEFYTKALGLKVVMGKSAVIEEKETAIGAMCIAVFGEGFKGFNIAHLVTTDGVGFELFEMKDREERHHVDFSKIGLFHYSLETDDFEGVIERVRQYGGKTRMETMRYHPEDDSKPYKMVYLEDPFGTLFELYSHSYSETYSSEYE, from the coding sequence ATGAAAATGAGTCATGTAGGTATTATGGTCAGCGACATGGATAAAGCGATTGAGTTTTATACCAAAGCATTGGGACTAAAAGTCGTAATGGGAAAATCTGCTGTCATCGAAGAAAAAGAAACCGCTATTGGAGCCATGTGTATCGCTGTATTTGGCGAAGGGTTTAAAGGCTTTAATATTGCCCACCTGGTAACCACTGACGGAGTCGGTTTCGAACTATTTGAAATGAAAGACAGAGAAGAGCGTCATCATGTCGACTTCTCAAAAATTGGTTTATTTCATTATTCTCTGGAAACAGATGATTTTGAAGGTGTCATTGAACGCGTAAGACAATATGGTGGCAAGACTCGAATGGAAACCATGCGATATCATCCAGAAGATGACAGCAAGCCTTATAAAATGGTTTATTTAGAAGATCCATTCGGTACTTTATTCGAGTTATATTCTCATTCTTATTCTGAAACCTACTCTTCTGAATACGAATAA
- a CDS encoding MAPEG family protein — MQTLLICLFIALLLPYFAKGPVAVAMAKLGGYDNAHPRAQQSQLTGLGARALAGHQNAFESLIVFGICCLTAIATDNVNSTVSTLAIVHVVARAAYHILYIKGLSTLRSLSWFVAIFSSFGIFWQAF, encoded by the coding sequence ATGCAAACATTACTTATTTGTCTTTTTATCGCCTTATTATTGCCTTATTTTGCTAAAGGCCCCGTTGCTGTTGCGATGGCTAAACTAGGTGGGTATGACAATGCACATCCTCGCGCGCAGCAATCCCAGCTAACAGGACTCGGTGCTAGGGCGCTTGCCGGGCACCAAAATGCATTTGAATCACTCATTGTGTTTGGCATTTGTTGTCTAACGGCAATTGCTACAGACAATGTTAATTCGACAGTGAGTACGTTAGCCATAGTACATGTGGTCGCAAGAGCGGCCTATCACATCTTATATATCAAAGGTTTATCGACCCTTAGATCGCTTTCTTGGTTTGTGGCTATTTTCAGTTCGTTCGGGATTTTTTGGCAGGCGTTTTAG
- a CDS encoding DUF692 domain-containing protein gives MSDSKITQDFIGFGLGLRTDHFEYILQHQPAIDWFEVLSENYMVAGGKPRYYLEAFAEQYPVVMHGVSMSIGSTDPLDMDYLKSLKKLSNDINPKWISDHICWTSIHGVNSHDLLPLPYTEETVKHVVERINVVQDFLGRRLLLENVSSYLSYKDSTMDEWEFLSQVAEEADCLILLDINNIYVSARNHCFNPLDYLNKIDPRRVQQFHLAGHSDHGEYVIDTHDNEVPPSVWTLYQAALERFGPISTMIERDANIPDFPVLYQELLEAQKIAELTLPGHPALACSSLTPMGLDSHTTAAFQTQSLLPKRKVAV, from the coding sequence ATGTCAGATTCGAAAATTACGCAAGACTTTATTGGTTTTGGCTTAGGGCTTCGTACAGATCATTTTGAGTACATCTTGCAGCATCAACCAGCCATAGATTGGTTTGAAGTACTATCAGAAAACTACATGGTTGCAGGGGGTAAACCTCGTTACTACCTTGAAGCGTTCGCTGAGCAATACCCTGTCGTGATGCATGGTGTTTCTATGTCGATTGGCAGCACAGATCCATTAGACATGGATTACCTTAAGTCTCTCAAAAAACTCAGTAATGACATTAATCCGAAGTGGATTTCTGATCATATTTGTTGGACCTCAATTCATGGTGTTAACAGCCATGACTTATTACCTTTGCCATATACAGAAGAAACCGTAAAGCACGTAGTTGAACGTATAAACGTCGTGCAAGACTTTTTAGGTCGTCGTTTATTACTCGAAAACGTTTCGAGTTACTTATCCTATAAAGACTCGACAATGGACGAATGGGAGTTTTTATCTCAAGTTGCTGAAGAAGCAGACTGCTTAATATTGCTAGATATCAACAATATCTATGTCAGTGCGCGTAACCATTGTTTTAACCCGCTTGATTATTTAAATAAAATAGATCCTAGACGAGTGCAGCAATTTCACTTAGCTGGCCATTCGGATCATGGCGAATATGTGATTGATACTCATGACAACGAAGTCCCACCAAGTGTGTGGACACTATATCAAGCCGCACTTGAACGCTTTGGTCCAATAAGTACCATGATTGAGCGAGATGCCAATATTCCTGATTTTCCAGTGTTATATCAAGAATTATTAGAAGCTCAAAAAATTGCTGAATTAACTTTACCTGGTCACCCTGCACTGGCTTGTTCATCATTAACCCCCATGGGGCTAGATTCTCATACTACAGCAGCCTTTCAGACCCAATCGTTATTGCCAAAAAGAAAGGTTGCAGTATGA
- a CDS encoding DNA-binding domain-containing protein, which produces MSKLAKIQQEFMQYLLFEASPEHPQSITHRVAQQTGISAQHRLEIYANAYRTRLTETLETDHQILALYLGDELFDKLSKEYIQTHPSATSSLRHFCNNLTEYLRQDAFFSQYPILADIAEFERRLLVAFDAADADRIGFEALQHLPPEYWPNCQLRFHPSVQVFSCQSNAVESWQALKADTHPDAPYYKRERHWLLWRNSERLTQFESLTVSQHALLTGFIAGQNFAQQCELMLNWYDEHSAPAVVLQTLQDWFKKGMIRSLSN; this is translated from the coding sequence ATGAGTAAACTAGCTAAAATTCAACAAGAGTTTATGCAGTATCTGCTCTTTGAGGCCTCTCCTGAACATCCGCAAAGTATTACCCACAGAGTGGCACAACAAACGGGGATTTCAGCGCAACATCGTTTGGAAATTTACGCTAATGCTTATCGTACTCGCCTTACTGAAACACTTGAAACTGACCATCAAATATTAGCGTTATATTTAGGTGATGAATTGTTCGATAAGTTATCGAAAGAGTACATTCAAACACACCCATCAGCCACCAGCTCATTAAGGCATTTTTGCAATAACTTAACTGAGTATTTACGCCAAGATGCATTTTTTAGCCAGTATCCTATTTTAGCTGACATAGCAGAATTTGAACGTCGCTTACTGGTTGCTTTTGATGCTGCAGATGCAGACAGAATAGGTTTTGAAGCGTTACAACATTTACCACCTGAATATTGGCCAAACTGCCAATTACGTTTTCATCCGAGTGTTCAAGTTTTCAGTTGCCAAAGTAACGCAGTTGAAAGCTGGCAAGCATTAAAAGCTGACACCCATCCAGATGCACCATACTACAAGCGAGAACGTCATTGGTTACTGTGGCGAAATAGCGAAAGGCTAACTCAATTTGAGTCCTTAACGGTTAGCCAGCACGCGCTGCTTACCGGATTTATTGCTGGTCAAAACTTCGCTCAACAGTGCGAGTTGATGCTCAATTGGTATGATGAACACAGCGCACCCGCTGTGGTATTACAGACCTTACAAGATTGGTTTAAAAAAGGCATGATCAGAAGTCTGTCTAACTAA
- a CDS encoding sensor histidine kinase: protein MRYTLQLRSKLVLGNVFSVALSGLCGWCVWFFLGSEHVWLALLTSLGLCFVLSMWLTTALNDSLKALEVGLLNFKDNEFSVSLHGYGEPQLDAIAELYNQASQKLRNERQFIYQRELMLDKVIQNSPNIMLLVDDNQRIIYANDAARHLFNQGVRIEGMLLNALIAELPSALKHALNSQHEGLFSIDVNNEQLTSDGSGNEELETWHISRGSFTQNNQQHHLILLKQLTKELNRQEVAVWKKVIRIISHELNNSVAPIASMVNSGRVLTKDLDNEKLALIFDTIENRTAHLSQFISHYAQFAKLPLPRKTTVDWSQLVDQLAEQYPFKLTSTLPTLNIALDSVQLEQVLINLLKNAHESGSDTQHVTLDIDEVTHPVSGILIVVADQGSGMSSEVLSQALLPFYSTKQSGTGIGLPLCREIIEAHGGHITMQNKVEGGLSVKLWLPKES, encoded by the coding sequence ATGAGATACACGCTACAACTGCGCAGTAAGTTAGTACTTGGTAACGTGTTTTCCGTTGCGTTAAGCGGCTTATGCGGTTGGTGCGTGTGGTTTTTTCTTGGCAGTGAACATGTTTGGCTAGCGCTGCTAACGAGCTTGGGCTTGTGTTTTGTGTTAAGCATGTGGTTAACAACTGCACTGAATGACAGCCTGAAAGCATTAGAAGTGGGCTTACTTAATTTTAAAGATAATGAGTTTAGTGTGTCGTTGCATGGTTATGGAGAGCCTCAGTTAGATGCCATTGCTGAGCTTTATAATCAAGCATCCCAAAAGCTGCGAAACGAAAGGCAATTTATTTATCAGCGTGAATTAATGTTGGACAAAGTGATTCAAAACTCGCCCAATATTATGTTGTTAGTTGATGACAATCAAAGGATTATCTATGCAAATGACGCCGCTAGGCATTTATTTAATCAAGGCGTACGTATAGAAGGAATGCTGTTAAATGCACTTATCGCCGAGCTGCCGAGTGCATTAAAGCACGCATTGAATAGTCAGCATGAAGGATTGTTTTCAATTGATGTGAACAATGAGCAATTAACATCGGACGGCAGCGGTAATGAAGAGCTGGAAACCTGGCATATTTCTCGTGGCAGCTTTACTCAAAATAACCAACAGCATCATTTGATTCTACTAAAACAGTTAACTAAAGAGCTTAACCGTCAAGAAGTGGCTGTGTGGAAAAAAGTGATTCGAATTATCAGCCACGAGTTAAATAATTCTGTCGCGCCAATTGCGTCTATGGTTAACTCTGGGCGAGTGTTAACCAAAGATCTTGATAATGAAAAGCTGGCACTTATTTTTGATACCATCGAAAACAGAACCGCTCACCTAAGTCAGTTTATTTCTCATTATGCACAATTTGCTAAGTTACCTTTGCCACGTAAAACCACAGTAGATTGGTCGCAATTAGTCGATCAGTTAGCTGAGCAATACCCGTTTAAACTCACCTCTACTTTGCCAACCTTGAACATCGCGCTCGACAGTGTTCAACTTGAGCAAGTCCTGATTAATCTGCTTAAAAATGCCCATGAGTCAGGCTCAGATACACAGCATGTCACTTTGGATATCGATGAGGTCACTCATCCAGTATCTGGTATTTTGATTGTAGTGGCAGATCAAGGTAGCGGTATGTCTAGCGAAGTGTTGTCTCAAGCCTTATTACCTTTTTATTCAACCAAACAATCAGGTACGGGGATCGGTTTGCCTCTGTGTCGCGAGATTATCGAAGCGCATGGCGGTCACATTACCATGCAAAACAAAGTTGAAGGCGGACTGAGCGTTAAATTATGGTTACCTAAAGAGTCATAG
- a CDS encoding sigma-54-dependent transcriptional regulator encodes MDSILVVDDNSSICSALTLMLDIHGYKALSCETPEQALAIVEKQDISLVIQDMNFTRDTTSGEEGKQLFYTLRQQQPNLPIILMTAWTQLETAVELVKAGAADYMGKPWDDAKLLTSINNLLSIYHLSKQNNQLARVDSERMSVINNADLCGMVFGGGAMQRCIDLALQVAKSDVSVMITGPNGAGKDKIADIVQANSLLNKQPFIKVNIGALPMDLLEAELFGAEAGAFTGANKVRIGRFEAADGGTLFLDEIGNLPLSGQVKLLRVLQTGEFERLGSHQTRKVNVRVISATNADLADDIAKGTFREDLFYRLNVIELPLPALNQRIDDILPLAQHFVGDGFTFEKTAQQALLAHAWSGNVRELENVCKRAVLLATNAVLTVDDLGLLPSTNSSLSNVKTSEPVTTSTFTPKQGVPSQENGEHTQQAPQQVSAAQVEPDKQQIEQALQHHNGVIARVAKSLGLSRQALYRRMDKYGLSSK; translated from the coding sequence ATGGACAGTATTTTAGTCGTAGATGATAACAGTTCAATTTGCAGCGCATTAACGTTAATGTTGGACATTCATGGCTATAAAGCACTGAGCTGTGAAACGCCAGAACAAGCGTTGGCTATTGTGGAAAAACAAGATATTAGCTTAGTGATTCAAGACATGAATTTCACCCGAGATACGACCTCGGGTGAAGAAGGCAAACAGTTGTTTTATACCTTAAGACAACAGCAGCCTAATCTACCGATTATTTTGATGACAGCATGGACGCAACTTGAAACTGCAGTTGAATTAGTTAAAGCCGGCGCTGCAGATTACATGGGTAAACCATGGGATGATGCCAAGCTGCTCACGAGTATCAATAACTTACTGTCCATTTATCATCTTTCTAAACAAAATAATCAGCTTGCTAGAGTCGACTCAGAGCGCATGAGTGTGATTAATAACGCTGATTTATGCGGCATGGTGTTTGGTGGTGGAGCCATGCAGCGGTGCATAGACTTGGCCTTACAAGTTGCCAAATCAGACGTCTCGGTGATGATTACCGGCCCTAATGGCGCAGGTAAAGACAAAATTGCCGATATTGTTCAAGCCAACTCTTTATTAAATAAACAACCTTTTATTAAGGTCAATATTGGTGCATTACCAATGGATCTATTAGAGGCTGAACTATTTGGGGCTGAAGCTGGAGCGTTTACAGGCGCGAATAAAGTCAGAATAGGGCGTTTTGAAGCGGCAGATGGCGGCACTTTATTCTTAGATGAGATCGGTAATTTACCTTTATCTGGGCAAGTTAAGTTGTTACGAGTGCTGCAAACCGGCGAGTTTGAACGACTTGGCAGTCACCAAACTCGCAAAGTGAATGTGCGGGTTATCAGTGCGACGAATGCTGATTTAGCCGACGATATTGCCAAAGGGACTTTTCGTGAAGATTTGTTTTATCGACTCAATGTGATTGAGTTACCTTTGCCGGCATTGAATCAGCGTATTGATGATATTTTGCCGTTAGCGCAGCATTTTGTGGGTGATGGATTTACGTTTGAAAAAACCGCTCAACAGGCCTTGTTAGCCCATGCTTGGTCAGGCAATGTAAGAGAGTTAGAAAACGTGTGTAAAAGGGCGGTGCTACTTGCTACCAACGCTGTTTTAACGGTGGATGACTTGGGGCTATTACCTTCAACAAACTCATCGCTTTCGAATGTGAAAACAAGTGAACCTGTAACAACATCGACTTTTACACCTAAGCAAGGGGTACCATCACAGGAAAATGGTGAGCATACTCAGCAAGCCCCTCAACAAGTGAGTGCCGCTCAAGTTGAGCCTGATAAACAACAGATTGAGCAGGCGTTGCAGCATCACAATGGTGTTATCGCCAGAGTGGCAAAATCCTTAGGGTTAAGTCGCCAAGCGCTTTATCGCAGGATGGATAAGTATGGTTTATCCTCAAAATGA
- a CDS encoding ABC transporter permease, translated as MLHIKPILSSLMRSKSGPVLLLLQIVLSVAIVANASFIIHERLTMMQRDSGLLEEQILTFNVYNFDPAIDNVLQNEVDQQILRSLPNVIEASSTNMVPLSGSGWMDRYVDSADENTAESMPGFALYLGNEHLLNVMGSKLVDGRNFRPEEINTQLDQSGMLAIVSKPLAEAFWGDESPVGKTMYQGKQTIEIIGVVDKLQGAWVNHENFEYSVIQNIDFGGGFKNKTYMVRALPEHIPALEEVIIKAFHAENPNRVIDGFSSLSETKKGAYNNHRLMATLLSMMVILLLLITALGLTGMVMFNIQRRTKQIGTRRALGAKKRDIVNYFMVENYLICIAGGLIGAMLALQLGQQLMSLYNLPMLPVTYPIAAVIGLLLVTTLAVMLPALKAAKISPAMATRSV; from the coding sequence ATGTTACATATTAAGCCAATATTATCGAGTTTAATGCGCAGTAAAAGTGGGCCTGTGCTGTTGTTATTACAAATCGTGTTATCGGTCGCCATTGTTGCCAATGCGAGTTTTATTATCCATGAACGCTTAACCATGATGCAGCGTGATTCTGGTTTACTCGAGGAGCAAATTTTAACCTTTAACGTTTATAACTTTGACCCTGCAATTGATAATGTGCTGCAAAACGAAGTTGACCAGCAAATTTTACGTAGCTTGCCCAATGTCATAGAGGCAAGCTCCACTAACATGGTGCCACTGAGTGGTAGTGGTTGGATGGACCGCTATGTTGATAGTGCAGATGAAAATACAGCAGAAAGTATGCCTGGATTTGCTTTGTATTTAGGTAATGAGCACTTACTGAATGTTATGGGATCTAAACTGGTAGATGGGCGCAATTTTCGTCCTGAAGAAATTAATACTCAGTTAGATCAAAGTGGCATGCTCGCAATAGTCTCAAAACCTTTAGCAGAGGCGTTTTGGGGGGATGAGTCGCCTGTGGGTAAAACCATGTATCAAGGCAAACAGACGATCGAAATTATCGGCGTGGTGGATAAATTACAAGGCGCCTGGGTGAATCATGAAAACTTTGAATACAGTGTGATTCAAAATATTGATTTTGGTGGCGGGTTTAAAAACAAAACCTATATGGTGCGTGCGCTTCCTGAGCATATACCCGCTCTGGAAGAAGTGATAATAAAGGCATTTCATGCAGAAAACCCAAACCGTGTAATTGATGGCTTTTCATCACTAAGCGAGACCAAAAAAGGCGCTTATAACAATCATAGATTGATGGCGACATTATTAAGTATGATGGTGATATTGCTACTTTTGATTACCGCACTCGGATTAACGGGTATGGTCATGTTTAATATTCAGCGCCGCACGAAACAGATTGGAACTCGTCGCGCTTTAGGTGCTAAAAAGCGCGATATTGTTAATTACTTTATGGTTGAAAACTACCTTATTTGTATAGCGGGTGGACTGATTGGTGCCATGCTGGCATTGCAGTTAGGTCAACAATTAATGAGTTTGTATAATTTACCTATGCTGCCAGTCACTTATCCTATTGCAGCGGTGATAGGCTTATTGCTGGTGACCACATTGGCGGTAATGCTTCCAGCATTAAAGGCGGCTAAGATTTCTCCAGCGATGGCGACGCGCAGCGTTTAA
- a CDS encoding ABC transporter permease yields the protein MFFYYCDLAWRSIKKTPMLSMLMVLAISIGIGITITTLNVYKTMSHNPAGDKSSQINSIQLWSQGLDTWDDFHSNLTYTDVINLRNNNQLELKAASYRTGLAVQSENPDIQPSLKSVRITDRDFFNIFDVPFLYGQRWDKSVDSQPAYQVVIGETLNQTFFNGNNSVGETLYLNRKPYQIVGVIKDWNPQPKYYDPTNGAFNDAEEIFIPFSLNEQEEFDVWGNTSGWRFEPMLTYQDRLNSEKTWIQFWTFLATDDDKSELATWLTHYVEQQRNLGRFTDTAKSAAEAFQISDVALWLENNDVVPRDNKILVGLSVLFLSVCLVNILGLLLTKFLKRAPEVGVRRAIGASRAQIFSQYMVEVGLIGFIGGIIGLLWAWGALTVLHAEFNMEQSVTGLDSSMWIITPLIAISTAVLAGVYPAWVVCRTKPSVYLKAQ from the coding sequence ATGTTTTTTTATTATTGCGATCTTGCTTGGCGCAGCATCAAGAAAACCCCAATGTTATCCATGTTAATGGTGCTGGCCATTTCCATCGGTATTGGCATAACGATTACCACCTTGAACGTGTATAAAACGATGTCGCATAACCCTGCAGGTGATAAGAGTAGTCAGATAAATTCGATTCAGTTGTGGAGTCAAGGCCTGGATACCTGGGATGACTTTCATTCAAATCTTACTTACACCGACGTGATTAATCTGCGGAACAACAATCAGCTGGAATTAAAAGCAGCGTCGTATCGTACAGGTCTTGCGGTTCAATCTGAGAATCCTGATATTCAGCCGTCATTAAAAAGTGTGCGAATTACTGATCGTGACTTTTTTAACATTTTTGATGTGCCGTTTTTATATGGGCAACGCTGGGATAAAAGTGTCGATAGTCAGCCAGCTTATCAAGTGGTGATTGGAGAGACCCTTAATCAAACATTCTTTAATGGTAACAACAGCGTCGGTGAAACCTTGTATTTGAATCGTAAACCCTACCAGATCGTAGGGGTGATTAAAGATTGGAATCCTCAGCCTAAGTATTACGACCCGACCAATGGAGCATTTAATGATGCAGAAGAAATTTTCATTCCATTTTCACTAAATGAGCAAGAAGAGTTTGATGTGTGGGGAAACACCAGTGGCTGGCGTTTCGAGCCGATGCTTACTTACCAAGACCGATTAAACTCAGAAAAAACGTGGATCCAATTTTGGACATTTCTTGCAACAGATGACGACAAATCTGAGCTAGCGACTTGGCTTACTCATTATGTCGAGCAACAACGCAATTTAGGGCGATTTACTGACACGGCAAAAAGTGCAGCCGAGGCATTTCAAATTAGTGATGTTGCCTTATGGCTTGAAAATAATGATGTCGTGCCAAGAGATAACAAGATTCTCGTAGGATTAAGTGTGCTGTTTTTGAGTGTATGTTTGGTCAATATCCTTGGCTTATTACTGACTAAGTTTTTAAAACGTGCTCCCGAAGTCGGCGTTCGTCGCGCTATTGGAGCAAGTAGAGCGCAAATCTTTAGCCAATATATGGTTGAGGTTGGTTTGATTGGCTTTATTGGTGGAATTATCGGTTTGCTTTGGGCGTGGGGCGCATTGACTGTCCTTCATGCTGAATTCAACATGGAGCAAAGCGTTACAGGGCTTGATAGCAGCATGTGGATTATTACGCCATTAATTGCCATTTCTACCGCTGTATTAGCAGGGGTGTATCCAGCTTGGGTTGTGTGTCGTACTAAACCCAGTGTGTATTTAAAAGCTCAGTAG
- a CDS encoding ABC transporter ATP-binding protein, with amino-acid sequence MLSMKNISKVFKTDLVETHALRDFNLEVKEGEFVAVTGPSGSGKTTFLNIAGLLEGFTSGEFSLDGENVSNLSDNHSAKVRNEKIGFIFQGFNLIPDLNLAENVEVPLRYRGFNAAERQRRVKSALEQVGLGARMKHLPTQLSGGQQQRVAIARALAGEPRFLLADEPTGNLDSLMARQVMELLEDINQQGTTIIMVTHDAELARRAQRNIQIIDGQVCDFSMYQKADQSVVADLQQVANASR; translated from the coding sequence ATGTTATCAATGAAGAATATTAGCAAAGTGTTTAAAACGGACTTAGTAGAAACCCACGCATTGCGTGACTTTAATCTTGAAGTGAAAGAAGGCGAATTTGTTGCAGTGACTGGCCCATCAGGTTCAGGTAAAACTACCTTTTTAAATATCGCAGGTTTGCTTGAAGGCTTTACATCGGGGGAGTTCAGTTTAGACGGTGAAAACGTGTCTAATTTGAGCGATAACCACAGTGCTAAAGTTAGAAATGAAAAAATAGGGTTTATTTTTCAGGGCTTTAACTTAATTCCCGACTTGAATCTTGCTGAAAATGTTGAAGTGCCATTACGTTACCGTGGTTTTAATGCCGCTGAACGTCAACGCCGTGTGAAATCGGCACTCGAGCAAGTGGGTTTAGGCGCAAGAATGAAGCATTTACCGACGCAATTATCGGGCGGGCAACAGCAACGTGTGGCCATCGCGAGAGCGTTAGCAGGCGAGCCACGTTTTTTGTTAGCAGATGAGCCAACAGGTAACTTAGACAGTTTAATGGCTAGGCAAGTGATGGAATTACTTGAAGATATTAATCAACAAGGTACCACCATCATTATGGTGACCCATGACGCAGAGTTAGCAAGACGAGCACAGCGTAATATTCAAATTATAGACGGTCAGGTATGTGACTTTTCTATGTATCAAAAGGCTGACCAATCTGTTGTTGCTGATCTGCAGCAAGTTGCCAACGCCAGTCGCTAA
- a CDS encoding efflux RND transporter periplasmic adaptor subunit, whose protein sequence is MIKDTSAQDTVVTPTMGRKLRLPMVLGLAGLLTSALVWASLGHDSSIRSVDSKDLRMATVTRGTLVRDIATTGKIVAANAPVLYSTEQGVVTLLSQPGDEVEQGQVVAQIDSPKLRSRFQQEQSVFAAMESDLERAKLDARREQLRVSQVLDMAKVDLEAADRESRRGDQLIENSLISRIDFEKGKDELHKANLLHQHALQEVDLMRDTLTFELKNRALEVDRQALVVTELARQIAALDIKAPVKGIIGNWLVEQKARIGASQPMLTVVDLSAFEAELAVPESYADDLGIGMDVELSFGSVTVMGHLSSISPEVRNREVTARVRFEAIDSLSLRQNQRLSARVLLENRPNVLMVKRGDFLNRGGATAFVMNDDMVQRTAVTLGARSMSEIEVIDGAKEGDVWVISGTETFKNDTQIQIR, encoded by the coding sequence ATGATTAAAGATACAAGTGCTCAAGATACAGTGGTGACACCGACAATGGGTCGTAAGCTTCGCCTACCTATGGTGCTAGGACTTGCTGGATTACTAACGAGTGCATTGGTGTGGGCAAGCTTAGGTCACGATAGCAGTATTCGCTCTGTTGATAGTAAAGACTTACGCATGGCGACAGTCACTCGTGGCACCTTAGTCAGAGACATTGCGACCACAGGTAAAATCGTTGCCGCCAATGCGCCAGTGCTATACAGCACAGAGCAAGGTGTGGTCACTTTATTGAGTCAACCAGGTGATGAAGTAGAGCAAGGCCAAGTGGTTGCTCAAATTGATAGTCCGAAACTTCGCAGTCGTTTTCAGCAAGAACAATCGGTCTTTGCTGCAATGGAAAGTGATTTGGAACGTGCCAAGTTAGATGCACGACGCGAGCAACTTCGAGTTAGCCAAGTGCTTGATATGGCGAAAGTGGACTTAGAAGCGGCAGACAGAGAAAGTCGCCGAGGTGATCAACTGATTGAAAACAGCCTGATTAGCCGAATTGATTTTGAAAAAGGCAAAGATGAGCTGCATAAAGCCAACTTACTGCATCAACATGCATTACAAGAAGTTGATTTAATGCGAGATACGCTGACATTTGAATTGAAAAACCGTGCGCTAGAAGTCGACAGACAAGCCTTAGTGGTAACCGAGCTTGCCCGTCAAATTGCGGCATTGGATATTAAAGCACCAGTAAAAGGCATTATCGGTAATTGGCTGGTGGAACAAAAAGCCCGTATTGGAGCGAGTCAGCCAATGTTAACTGTGGTGGATTTAAGTGCTTTTGAAGCAGAACTTGCAGTACCGGAATCATATGCTGATGACTTAGGTATAGGAATGGATGTTGAACTGAGTTTTGGCAGCGTCACCGTAATGGGGCATTTATCGTCTATTTCACCTGAAGTCAGAAATCGTGAAGTAACAGCAAGAGTGCGCTTTGAAGCGATTGATAGTTTGTCATTACGTCAAAATCAACGTTTATCAGCAAGAGTGTTACTTGAAAATCGTCCTAACGTATTGATGGTTAAACGAGGGGATTTTCTTAATCGAGGCGGTGCTACTGCGTTTGTCATGAATGACGACATGGTGCAAAGAACAGCAGTGACTTTAGGTGCACGAAGCATGAGTGAGATTGAAGTTATCGACGGCGCTAAAGAAGGTGATGTATGGGTTATTTCAGGCACCGAAACCTTCAAAAATGATACGCAAATTCAAATTAGATAA